The Besnoitia besnoiti strain Bb-Ger1 chromosome Unknown contig00014, whole genome shotgun sequence genome contains a region encoding:
- a CDS encoding uncharacterized protein (encoded by transcript BESB_025720), producing the protein MPFICPPPRRPPAAPSPPLSWLGGSPSLSPPSAPSAAPSSSAHAKASSPPPPACDPVPPHSVPPRAAAAVAPRSAQPASGALAHVRRFAVGGGAPPSRSASSVVSLSSYRCTTTAAASASSVATAAAEKTARQAHLATKAAEAAAHGAAIAAEAAATASRAAAAAEATAAEAAEGLVAVASRALSTAVGQAKAIAAAASRSAQLATEAAAAAAAAAEAAATAAGEAANAAAIVAERVANEGEASGESLDVATAAADAAALDYAKARAAEADAHSAADAATRAAETAAAAARQAEAAADAREVQTGEAARAA; encoded by the coding sequence ATGCCATTCAtctgtccgccgccgcggcgccctccggctGCACCTTCCCCTCCTCTGTCTTGGCtcggcggctcgccttccctttcgcctccctccgcgccctccgctgcgccttcgtcgtccgcACACGCGAAGGCCTCATCGccaccgccgcccgcctgcgaCCCTGTCCCCCCGCACTCcgtcccgcctcgcgccgcggccgcagtcgCGCCCCGCAGTGCGCAGCCCGCATCTGGAGCCCTCGCGCACGTCCGCAGATTCGCGGtgggtggcggcgcgccgccctctcgaAGCGCGTCTTCCGTCGTGTCGCTCTCGTCCTACCGCTGCACGAccaccgcggccgcgagcgcctcaaGCGTAGCTACCGCTGCGGCTGAGAAGaccgcgcgccaggcgcatCTCGCGACCAAAGcggcagaggctgctgcgcacgGGGCAGCgatcgccgcggaggccgctgccACTGCCTCCcgagctgcggccgctgccgaagcgaccgccgccgaagccgcagaaggcctagtggccgtcgcctcgcgcgccctgtCGACCGCGGTCGGACAGGCCAAGGCcatcgccgcagccgcctcgcgcagcgcccaaCTCGCGAccgaagccgccgccgccgccgccgctgcagccgaggccgccgcgaccgccgccggGGAAGCCGCCAACGCCGCAGCGAtcgtcgccgagcgcgtcGCCAACGAGGGAGAGGCCTCGGGAGAGAGTCTTGACGTCGccactgccgccgcggacgccgcagctCTGGACtacgcgaaggcgcgagccgcggaagcagacgcgcacagcgccgcagacgccgccacacgcgccgccgagaccgccgctgcagccgcgcggcaagccgaggctgcggcagacgcccgcGAAGTGCAAAcgggagaggctgcgcgtgcggcgtAA